One Acidobacteriota bacterium genomic window carries:
- a CDS encoding type II toxin-antitoxin system VapC family toxin, whose product MQDYFFDSSALVKNYANETGSSWISNIVDANAGNFIYVASITEVEVSTALCRKQRDAVITQSDLKMSIAKLHDDFINTYNVIDVDDVQITYAIRLVQSHPLRAYDAIQLATALQINEQITNLGLPTITFVSADVALNNAAVAEGLNVDDPNLHP is encoded by the coding sequence GTGCAGGACTATTTTTTCGACAGCAGCGCGTTAGTTAAAAACTATGCGAACGAAACCGGTTCAAGCTGGATAAGTAATATCGTTGATGCTAACGCGGGAAATTTTATTTACGTTGCCAGTATTACTGAAGTGGAAGTAAGCACAGCGCTTTGTCGAAAACAGCGCGATGCCGTAATTACCCAATCGGACTTAAAGATGAGTATTGCAAAATTGCACGATGATTTTATCAACACATACAATGTCATCGATGTTGATGATGTACAGATTACATATGCCATACGTCTTGTTCAATCTCATCCACTCAGGGCTTATGATGCAATACAACTGGCTACTGCCTTGCAGATTAATGAACAGATTACTAATTTAGGTCTGCCTACGATTACTTTTGTTTCCGCAGATGTCGCATTGAACAATGCTGCTGTTGCCGAAGGTTTAAATGTCGATGACCCGAATCTGCATCCTTAA
- the lgt gene encoding prolipoprotein diacylglyceryl transferase has protein sequence MFPELFKIPGTSIPISTYGLLYAIAIVLGLWITAKLAAQNGEEKAKIYDLGLYIVASALIGSKLLMAVTEWHDYHGDLSRLFSIDFWRSGGVYFGGFIAAVLTSVFLMRRWKMNWRRTADAFAPGIAIGHAIGRLGCFSAGCCWGKATTSWIGVRFPEKANEVTGVPTDVALIPTQLIEAGTNLIIFVLLLVLWKRRKFDGQIIFTYFILYSIARFTIEFWRDDPRGSLFGLSTSQIISLVFFILGIALMIYHWRRGDDKKIATPKKVAAQIS, from the coding sequence ATGTTTCCAGAACTTTTTAAAATCCCCGGCACCAGCATCCCGATTTCAACCTACGGATTGTTGTATGCCATCGCCATCGTCCTGGGTTTATGGATCACCGCCAAACTCGCAGCGCAAAACGGCGAAGAGAAAGCCAAAATTTATGACCTCGGTTTATACATCGTTGCTTCGGCATTGATCGGCTCGAAACTGTTGATGGCAGTCACCGAATGGCACGATTATCACGGCGATCTGTCGCGACTGTTTTCAATTGATTTCTGGCGTTCGGGCGGCGTCTATTTCGGCGGCTTCATTGCGGCGGTGTTAACCAGTGTGTTTTTGATGCGGCGCTGGAAAATGAACTGGCGACGAACCGCGGATGCCTTTGCGCCCGGCATTGCCATCGGTCATGCGATTGGCAGGCTCGGTTGTTTTTCGGCAGGCTGTTGCTGGGGCAAAGCGACCACTTCCTGGATTGGCGTCCGCTTTCCCGAAAAAGCCAACGAAGTTACGGGCGTGCCAACCGATGTTGCGCTGATTCCGACGCAACTCATCGAAGCCGGAACCAATTTGATCATTTTCGTTTTGTTGTTAGTGCTTTGGAAACGGCGCAAATTCGACGGACAAATTATTTTCACTTATTTCATTTTGTATTCGATTGCGCGATTCACCATTGAATTCTGGCGCGACGACCCGCGCGGTTCACTATTTGGACTTTCAACTTCGCAAATCATTTCTCTGGTCTTTTTCATCCTGGGCATCGCTTTAATGATTTATCACTGGCGACGCGGCGATGATAAAAAAATCGCCACCCCGAAAAAAGTTGCGGCACAGATTTCATAG
- the lipA gene encoding lipoyl synthase: protein MAKPKLTGARPEWLKVKINTNDSFQIIGQMMNDLSLHTVCQEAHCPNIFECWSEGTATFMIMGDVCTRHCGFCAVTKGKPQPLDTNEPRHVGEAVQRMRVRHAVVTSVNRDELPDGGAMHFAETIRWIRRLNPGTRIEVLIPDFCGNEDALNLILEARPEVLNHNTETVPRLYKRVRPDANFAQSMEVLSRAHLRKSQFPLLTKTGLMVGLGESVDELLETFREISKTGCDILTVGQYLAPTPKYIPIEKYYAPEEFDFLRDAALKMGFRYVESGPLVRSSYHAGRHTSGANGEEIFNSADYSHDPIFQTPIDIPQHPTQPLVQLKGRDAS, encoded by the coding sequence ATGGCTAAACCGAAACTCACGGGCGCAAGACCCGAATGGCTGAAAGTAAAAATCAACACCAACGACAGTTTTCAAATCATCGGACAGATGATGAACGACCTCAGTTTGCACACCGTCTGTCAGGAAGCTCATTGTCCGAATATTTTTGAATGCTGGAGCGAAGGCACAGCGACCTTCATGATTATGGGCGATGTCTGCACCCGCCATTGCGGATTTTGTGCGGTCACCAAAGGCAAACCGCAACCGCTCGATACGAATGAACCGCGTCACGTCGGCGAAGCGGTGCAACGAATGCGCGTGCGTCATGCTGTGGTTACCAGCGTCAACCGCGATGAATTGCCGGATGGCGGCGCAATGCATTTTGCCGAAACCATTCGCTGGATTCGCCGCTTGAATCCTGGGACGCGCATCGAAGTTTTGATACCGGATTTTTGCGGCAATGAAGACGCTTTGAATTTGATTTTAGAAGCGCGACCCGAAGTGTTAAATCACAACACCGAGACTGTGCCGCGTCTGTATAAACGGGTGCGACCCGATGCCAATTTCGCGCAATCAATGGAAGTTCTTTCGCGCGCCCACCTTCGTAAAAGCCAGTTTCCGTTGCTCACGAAAACCGGACTGATGGTCGGGCTGGGTGAAAGCGTTGATGAACTGCTTGAAACTTTTAGAGAAATCAGCAAGACGGGTTGCGATATTTTAACCGTCGGGCAATACCTCGCGCCGACGCCGAAATACATTCCCATTGAAAAATACTACGCCCCCGAAGAGTTCGATTTTCTGCGCGACGCGGCGTTGAAGATGGGCTTTCGCTATGTCGAGTCGGGACCGCTGGTGAGAAGTTCTTATCACGCCGGTCGCCACACCAGTGGCGCAAATGGCGAAGAAATTTTTAACTCGGCAGACTACAGCCACGACCCGATATTTCAAACTCCGATTGATATTCCGCAACACCCGACGCAACCGCTCGTGCAACTCAAAGGACGCGATGCCAGCTAA
- a CDS encoding DUF6036 family nucleotidyltransferase, translating into MPQRYLIGIPPVRIDILMSVSGLNFDEAWANRIAIDFDGVSVNLISKKDLIITKLATGRPQDLIEAQLLSTTLKDDSREN; encoded by the coding sequence ATGCCTCAGCGATATTTAATTGGCATTCCGCCTGTGCGCATTGACATCCTGATGTCTGTAAGCGGATTAAATTTTGATGAGGCTTGGGCGAATCGTATAGCAATAGATTTTGACGGCGTCAGCGTCAATTTAATCTCAAAAAAAGATTTGATTATCACCAAACTTGCAACCGGTCGCCCGCAAGACCTCATTGAGGCTCAACTTCTTTCCACGACCCTAAAAGACGACTCTCGGGAAAATTGA
- the lspA gene encoding signal peptidase II, producing MSSESITMEKTNNKSWYLLITAVALAIDQLTKYWVAQTLGVGPQGEIVVIKGFFSLTYTENRGIAFGMLGESDVRWLLVAISVTAIFIVVYYLMRAPASSRLLMWSLALLAAGISGNLVDRIRLGKVIDFLEFYYRDHYFPVFNIADTVITIGAGLMAIELFSTPQAEKPKATPEEILEPRSEAEVEN from the coding sequence ATGAGTTCAGAATCAATCACAATGGAAAAAACCAACAACAAGAGTTGGTATCTGTTAATTACCGCGGTGGCGCTGGCGATTGACCAACTCACGAAATATTGGGTGGCGCAAACGCTCGGCGTTGGACCGCAGGGTGAAATCGTCGTCATCAAAGGTTTTTTCAGCCTCACCTATACCGAAAATCGCGGCATTGCATTCGGGATGCTTGGCGAATCGGATGTGCGCTGGCTGTTGGTCGCCATTTCCGTGACCGCGATTTTTATTGTGGTTTATTACCTGATGCGCGCCCCGGCTTCCAGCCGTCTGCTGATGTGGTCGCTGGCGCTCTTAGCCGCAGGGATTTCCGGAAATCTGGTTGACCGCATCAGGCTTGGCAAAGTGATTGATTTTCTCGAATTCTATTATCGCGACCATTATTTTCCGGTCTTCAATATCGCCGACACGGTGATTACCATCGGCGCAGGGTTAATGGCTATTGAGTTGTTTTCGACGCCGCAAGCAGAAAAACCCAAAGCCACACCGGAGGAGATACTCGAACCCCGCTCAGAAGCCGAAGTCGAAAATTAG
- a CDS encoding RluA family pseudouridine synthase, which yields METQSITIENNAAGKRLDAFLALQLENISRTRIQRAIEDGDVLINQRTVKPSYKLRAGDQIEIDLPEPPPVELRAEPIPLEIIYEDTDLIVVDKPARMVVHPGAGIESGTLANALAYHFNELSGAAGRIRPGIVHRIDKETSGLLVVAKNDAAHIKLSEQFQDRKVFKMYIALVYGRVSQSIGDIEANIGRSPHNRLKMAVLRGGAGRYAHTIFQVVDRFNDFSLLKVQIKTGRTHQIRVHLSHIGHPVVGDALYSMGRENSVRDPLIKREMRLLNRHFLHAAQLEFLHPSTGELMKFESPLPAELTNFLALLSQLS from the coding sequence TTGGAAACTCAAAGTATCACAATTGAGAATAACGCAGCGGGCAAACGCCTTGATGCCTTTCTCGCTTTGCAACTGGAAAACATCAGTCGCACGCGCATTCAACGCGCCATTGAAGACGGCGATGTTTTAATCAATCAACGAACCGTTAAGCCAAGTTATAAGCTGCGCGCGGGCGATCAAATCGAAATTGATTTGCCGGAACCGCCACCGGTTGAACTGCGCGCCGAACCGATTCCGCTCGAAATCATTTACGAAGACACCGACCTCATCGTCGTCGATAAACCCGCGAGGATGGTTGTGCATCCCGGCGCAGGCATTGAATCCGGCACCCTTGCCAATGCCCTTGCCTATCATTTCAACGAACTGTCGGGCGCGGCGGGACGCATTCGCCCAGGCATCGTGCATCGTATTGATAAGGAAACATCCGGGCTTCTGGTGGTCGCCAAAAATGACGCGGCGCATATCAAACTCTCCGAACAGTTCCAAGACCGCAAAGTTTTCAAGATGTACATTGCGCTCGTCTATGGTCGCGTGTCGCAAAGCATTGGCGATATTGAAGCCAACATCGGGCGCAGCCCGCATAATCGTTTGAAAATGGCGGTTCTGCGAGGCGGCGCAGGCCGTTATGCCCACACCATCTTTCAAGTGGTTGACCGCTTCAATGATTTCTCTTTGCTCAAAGTGCAAATCAAAACCGGGCGCACGCATCAGATTCGCGTTCATCTTTCACACATCGGACATCCCGTGGTTGGCGATGCGCTCTATTCGATGGGGCGCGAAAACAGCGTACGCGACCCGCTGATTAAACGCGAAATGCGCCTGTTGAATCGCCATTTTCTGCACGCCGCGCAACTCGAATTCCTGCATCCATCGACCGGTGAGTTGATGAAATTTGAATCGCCTTTGCCTGCGGAACTCACCAACTTTCTCGCTCTGCTGAGTCAGCTTTCTTGA